The Variovorax paradoxus genome window below encodes:
- a CDS encoding GntR family transcriptional regulator, producing MSTPSTAIPAPRRERDSSEEIYEKIYVAIQEHRLLPGTKLAEERLAEIFKVSRPRIREVLTRFAYEQIVELIPNKGAFVARPTIEQARDVFEARRVIEPAIMRRLAQRATPDVVDALLTHVDQEMGARTRGDKRAVIRLSGEFHNLCADLAGNTTLARTQRELSTLTCLIILVYDAPPAESCRADEHSLIVEAIKSKDAERAAQLMLHHLDHIEKSVNLNQEPEEVNLEDIFGAS from the coding sequence ATGTCTACGCCTTCCACCGCCATCCCCGCGCCGCGCCGTGAGCGCGACAGCAGCGAAGAGATCTACGAAAAGATCTACGTCGCGATCCAGGAGCACCGGCTGCTGCCGGGGACCAAGCTGGCCGAAGAGCGGCTGGCCGAAATCTTCAAGGTGAGCAGGCCCCGCATACGGGAAGTGCTGACCCGGTTTGCCTACGAGCAGATCGTCGAGCTCATCCCGAACAAGGGGGCCTTCGTCGCCAGGCCGACGATCGAGCAGGCGCGCGACGTGTTCGAGGCCCGCCGCGTCATCGAGCCGGCGATCATGCGGCGGCTGGCGCAACGGGCCACGCCCGACGTGGTCGACGCCCTGCTCACGCACGTGGACCAGGAGATGGGCGCGCGCACGCGGGGCGACAAGCGGGCCGTCATCCGCCTGTCGGGCGAGTTCCACAACCTGTGCGCCGACCTGGCCGGCAACACGACGCTCGCGCGCACGCAGCGCGAGCTGTCCACGCTGACCTGCCTGATCATCCTGGTGTACGACGCGCCGCCGGCGGAGAGCTGCCGGGCCGACGAGCATTCATTGATCGTGGAGGCGATCAAGTCGAAGGACGCGGAGCGCGCCGCGCAGCTGATGCTGCATCACCTCGACCACATCGAGAAGAGCGTGAACCTCAATCAGGAGCCCGAAGAGGTCAACCTCGAGGACATCTTCGGGGCCAGCTAG